A single genomic interval of Corvus cornix cornix isolate S_Up_H32 chromosome 11, ASM73873v5, whole genome shotgun sequence harbors:
- the ORC6 gene encoding origin recognition complex subunit 6 isoform X2, translating into MECGAVRAMAARLGLAEPAVLRKAEEYLRLSQVKCTGLMAQMTATSSAVMCLDLAASFMKQPVDKSYCVKLSGLNKTTYQSSMKSLECLLEVNQRLGMRDLAVQFCCLEAVNMASEILQRYECSLSEAQRVDLDFSKPLFITAALCTACRCLKQKVDRTKMLATSGVKKAIFDRLCNQLEKISQQLSNVPLAAETPDSLQTALEQCEQEEGSEEDEEMPCKRPKTETKQDYEEWKKKILENAAKAQGTRSTDSVMPPSNATAACS; encoded by the exons ATGGAGTGCGGGGCCGTGCGGGCCATGGCGGCTCGGCTGGGCCTGGCCGAGCCCGCCGTGCTCAG AAAAGCTGAGGAGTATCTGCGGCTGTCCCAGGTGAAATGCACGGGGTTAATGGCTCAAATGACGGCGACAAGCAGTGCTGTGATGTGCCTGGACCTGGCGGCGAGTTTCATGAAACAACCGGTTGACAAA AGCTATTGTGTTAAACTCTCTGGTTTGAACAAGACCACCTACCAGAGCTCCATGAAGTCTTTGGAATGTTTGCTAGAGGTGAACCAAAGGCTGGGGATGCGAGACTTGGCTGTGCAGTTTTGCTGCTTAGAGGCAGTGAACATGGCTTCAGAAATCCTGCAGAG GTATGAATGCAGCCTCTCTGAAGCACAGCGAGTGGACCTGGATTTCTCCAAACCCCTGTTTATAACAGCTGCGCTGTGCACTGCATGCAG GTGTTTGAAACAAAAAGTGGACAGAACTAAAATGTTGGCTACATCTGGAGTGAAAAAAGCAATATTTGACCGGCTGTGCAATCAGCTGGAGAAGATAAGCCAGCAACTCAGCA ATGTTCCACTGGCTGCAGAGACACCTGACAGCTTGCAGACTGCCCTGGAGCAGTGTGAGCAGGAAGAGG GCTCTGAAGAGGATGAGGAGATGCCATGTAAACGACCAAAGACTGAAACAAAGCAGGACTAtgaagaatggaaaaagaaaatcctggaaAACGCTGCTAAGGCACAAGGGACAAGGAGTACTGACTCTGTAATGCCACCCAGTAATGCAACTGCTGCTTGCTCTTAA
- the ORC6 gene encoding origin recognition complex subunit 6 isoform X1 yields MECGAVRAMAARLGLAEPAVLRKAEEYLRLSQVKCTGLMAQMTATSSAVMCLDLAASFMKQPVDKSYCVKLSGLNKTTYQSSMKSLECLLEVNQRLGMRDLAVQFCCLEAVNMASEILQRYECSLSEAQRVDLDFSKPLFITAALCTACRCLKQKVDRTKMLATSGVKKAIFDRLCNQLEKISQQLSKDVPLAAETPDSLQTALEQCEQEEGSEEDEEMPCKRPKTETKQDYEEWKKKILENAAKAQGTRSTDSVMPPSNATAACS; encoded by the exons ATGGAGTGCGGGGCCGTGCGGGCCATGGCGGCTCGGCTGGGCCTGGCCGAGCCCGCCGTGCTCAG AAAAGCTGAGGAGTATCTGCGGCTGTCCCAGGTGAAATGCACGGGGTTAATGGCTCAAATGACGGCGACAAGCAGTGCTGTGATGTGCCTGGACCTGGCGGCGAGTTTCATGAAACAACCGGTTGACAAA AGCTATTGTGTTAAACTCTCTGGTTTGAACAAGACCACCTACCAGAGCTCCATGAAGTCTTTGGAATGTTTGCTAGAGGTGAACCAAAGGCTGGGGATGCGAGACTTGGCTGTGCAGTTTTGCTGCTTAGAGGCAGTGAACATGGCTTCAGAAATCCTGCAGAG GTATGAATGCAGCCTCTCTGAAGCACAGCGAGTGGACCTGGATTTCTCCAAACCCCTGTTTATAACAGCTGCGCTGTGCACTGCATGCAG GTGTTTGAAACAAAAAGTGGACAGAACTAAAATGTTGGCTACATCTGGAGTGAAAAAAGCAATATTTGACCGGCTGTGCAATCAGCTGGAGAAGATAAGCCAGCAACTCAGCA AAGATGTTCCACTGGCTGCAGAGACACCTGACAGCTTGCAGACTGCCCTGGAGCAGTGTGAGCAGGAAGAGG GCTCTGAAGAGGATGAGGAGATGCCATGTAAACGACCAAAGACTGAAACAAAGCAGGACTAtgaagaatggaaaaagaaaatcctggaaAACGCTGCTAAGGCACAAGGGACAAGGAGTACTGACTCTGTAATGCCACCCAGTAATGCAACTGCTGCTTGCTCTTAA